The sequence CGGGGCTGGTGGGCTCCTCGATCCAGTACGGCTCGAACGGCGCGAGCGCCCGCATCCAGTGGACGGCCTCGGCCACGTCCCAGCGCTGGTTGGCGTCGACCGCGATCCGGATGCCGGGGCCGACCGCCTCCCGGGCCAGCCGCATCCGCCGCAGGTCGTCGTCGAGGTCGGCGCCGACCTTCAGCTTGATCTGGGTGAAGCCGGCCGCGACCGCCTCCTTCGCCAGCCGGGTCAGCTTCTCGTCGGAGTAGCCGAGCCAGCCGGGCTCCGTGGTGTAGGCGGGGTAGCCGCGGCGGCGCAACTCCTCCGCCCGCCCGGCGCGGCCGGGTTCGGCGCGGCGGAGGATCTCCAGCGCCTCGTCCCTGGTCAGCGCGTCGCTCAGATACCGGAAGTCGACCAGGTCGACGATTTCCTCCGGGGTCATCCCGGCCAGCAACTCCCAGACCGGGCGGCCGGCCTGGCGGGCGGCCAGGTCCCAGGCGGCGTTGACGACCGCGCCGGCCGCCATGTGCATCACGCCCTTCTCCGGGCCGAGCCAGCGCAGTTGCGAGTCGTGGGTGAGCAGCCGGTAGAAGGCGCCGAGATCGCCGGTGACACTGTCCACCGTGCGCCCGACCACATAGGGTCGGAGCGTCGCGATCGCCGCGGCGACGACGTCGTTGCCGCGCCCGATCGTGAAGCACAGGCCGTATCCCGCCAGGCCCCCGGGCGCGTCGGTACGGAGTACCACGTAAGCGGCGGAGTAGTCGGGGTCGGGGTTCATGGCGTCCGAGCCGTCGAGCTGCTCCGAGGTCGGAAAGCGGATGTCGTACACGTCGACCTCGGTGATGGTCGGACTCATGCACACTCCCGTCGCGAGACATCGGATCTTTTTTCGATGATCC comes from Streptomyces sp. NBC_00448 and encodes:
- a CDS encoding L-fuconate dehydratase codes for the protein MSPTITEVDVYDIRFPTSEQLDGSDAMNPDPDYSAAYVVLRTDAPGGLAGYGLCFTIGRGNDVVAAAIATLRPYVVGRTVDSVTGDLGAFYRLLTHDSQLRWLGPEKGVMHMAAGAVVNAAWDLAARQAGRPVWELLAGMTPEEIVDLVDFRYLSDALTRDEALEILRRAEPGRAGRAEELRRRGYPAYTTEPGWLGYSDEKLTRLAKEAVAAGFTQIKLKVGADLDDDLRRMRLAREAVGPGIRIAVDANQRWDVAEAVHWMRALAPFEPYWIEEPTSPDDVLAHAAVRAGQPIRVATGEHVANRVVFKQLLQAGAVDFVQIDAARVAGVNENVAILLLAAKFGVPVCPHAGGVGLCELVQHLSMFDYVAVSGSWDDRIIEYVPHLHEHFTDPVVMENGRYQAPTAPGFSARMVPETLTDYRYPDGPVWVARQELAR